From Motacilla alba alba isolate MOTALB_02 chromosome 4A, Motacilla_alba_V1.0_pri, whole genome shotgun sequence, one genomic window encodes:
- the ATP1B4 gene encoding protein ATP1B4 isoform X2, producing the protein MGAAGQSSMHPCCHQHSCPCPCLILLFYFIFYTCLAGMFAFCLYVMLLTLSPYTPRFRDRVSPPGVMIRPYLNGFTIAFNVSQPSTWQPYVDSMHHFLAAYDDKVQEEKNIECVPGQYFIQGGNDSEEKKACQFKRSLLQNCSGIEDPTFGYSKGQPCILLKMNRIIGYRPGAGVPVSVDCKVQKGNESHLRSVDFYPGNGTFDLMYYPYYGKFTHVNYTSPLVAMHFTDVQRNYLVPIQCSLNGKGIINDLNSDRFLGRIIFTLSIGK; encoded by the exons GCTTGATCTTACtgttttacttcattttctACACGTGCCTGGCGGGAATGTTTGCCTTTTGCCTGTATGTGATGCTGCTCACGCTGAGCCCCTACACGCCCAGGTTCCGGGACCGTGTGTCTCCGCCAG GAGTGATGATCAGACCATACTTGAACGGCTTCACCATTGCCTTCAAtgtctcccagcccagcacgtGGCAGCCCTACGTGGACAGCATGCACCACTTCCTAGCAG CTTATGATGACAAAGTTCAGGAGGAGAAGAATATCGAGTGTGTCCCAGGCCAGTACTTCATCCAGGGGGGAAATGACAGTGAGGAGAAGAAGGCCTGCCAGTTCAAGCGCTCGCTGCTGCAGAACTGCTCTGGCATCGAGGACCCAACGTTTGGCTACTCCAAAGGCCAGCCCTGCATCCTGCTGAAGATGAACCGG ATCATAGGCTACCGCCCTGGTGCCGGGGTCCCCGTGAGCGTGGACTGCAAAGTGCAG AAAGGCAATGAGAGTCACCTCAGGTCGGTGGATTTCTACCCTGGGAACGGCACGTTTGACCTCATGTATTATCCCTACTATGGCAAGTTCACCCAC GTCAACTACACCTCCCCACTGGTGGCTATGCACTTTACAGATGTGCAGAGGAATTACTTGGTCCCCATCCAGTGCAGTCTGAATGGGAAAGGAATTATCAACGACCTGAACAGCGACCGCTTCCTGGGCCGAATCATCTTCACACTCAGCATTGGGAAGTAG
- the LAMP2 gene encoding lysosome-associated membrane glycoprotein 2 isoform X1: protein MRILRKVPFTLEQRQGPPQTRPRARASRRYPVPAEATAAHPQSGGRCRCRCCRCRWTGTGTGPERSRPDPPARGGARRAARPRSTESSGGAERRLAARGRPRPAPHMTASEVFVAPARPGRSPCPGVPAAGSSGSSPAAMGPRRSAASSSCGRLLLPLLLLGVSGFFQSYAVEVDIKDASNATCLYADWMMRFLITYESNNGDYKTTTLNLSSSVTHNGSVCGNDTQAALVAVQFGEGHSWSINITKKNETYQGDFITLTYNTNDTAVFPDAKRKGPVTVLMKDPAHPVQLNTVFVCHNSFAIEAENTTQIFWNVTVQAFVQNGTVSKKETRCPADKPTSAPTVPPTIANVTTAPTTASSPAPTAAPQPVENPDTGNYSLKSGNKTCFLATVGLQLNVSQEKPLLININPKTTVADGACGNTTATLKLNDGNSTLIGFTFAVKNTSASVQKFYLREVNVTLLNRLNGSVISSADNNNLSKWDAFLGSSYMCQKEQTLQINENVQVHTFNLRIQPFLVEANKFATAEECIADSDLNFLIPIAVGVALGFLIILVFISYIIGRRKSRTGYQSV from the exons ATGCGCATCCTTCGTAAGGTACCCTTCACACTGGAGCAGCGCCAGGGCCCACCGCAAACACGGCCGAGGGCCAGAGCAAGCCGCCGCtaccctgtccctgcagaggccACCGCGGCGCACCCCCAGTCCGGTGGCCGCTGCCGGTGCCGCTGCTGTCGCTGTCGCTGGACGGGCACGGGGACAGGACCGGAGCGGAGCAGACCAGACCCGCCCGCCCGAGGCGGCGCGCGACGAGCGGCCCGTCCGCGATCCACGGAATCGAGCGGCGGCGCCGAGCGGCGATTGGCGGCGCgcgggcggccccgccccgcccctcaCATGACCGCTAGCGAGGTTTTTGTCGCGCCCGCTCGCCCGGGCCGCTCGCCGTGCCCCGGTGTCCCCGCCgccggcagcagcggcagcagcccCGCCGCCATGGGcccgcgccgctccgccgcctcctcctcctgcgGCCGCCTCctcctgccgctgctgctgctcggcGTCTCTG GTTTTTTCCAGTCCTATGCAGTTGAAGTAGATATAAAGGATGCTTCTAATGCTACATGCCTGTATGCAGATTGGATGATGAGGTTTTTGATAACATATGAATCAAACAATGGTGATTAT AAAACCACAACCCTGAATTTGTCATCGAGTGTGACACACAATGGAAGCGTCTGTGGCAATGACACACAGGCTGCCCTTGTGGCAGTGCAGTTTGGAGAAGGTCATTCTTGGAGCATtaacatcacaaaaaaaaatgaaacttacCAGGGAGACTTCATCACGCTGACCTACAACACCAACGACACAGCTGTATTTCCTGATGCTAAAAGAAAAG GACCAGTTACTGTTCTCATGAAGGATCCTGCACATCCAGTTCAGCTGAATACTGTCTTCGTGTGTCATAATTCCTTTGCTAttgaagcagaaaatacaaCACAGATTTTCTGGAATGTTACTGTGCAGGCTTTTGTTCAGAATGGCACAGTCAGTAAAAAAG aGACTAGATGTCCAGCTGATAAACCTACTTCTGCACCTACTGTTCCACCTACTATTGCCAACGTAACTACTGCACCTACCACTGCTTCGTCTCCTGCTCCAACAGCTGCTCCCCAACCTGTGGAGAATCCAGACACAGGAAACTATTCTCttaaaagtggaaataaaacatgtttCCTGGCAACTGTGGGGCTGCAACTGAATGTTTCCCAAGAAAAG CCTCTTCTGATCAACATCAATCCAAAGACAACTGTCGCAGATGGTGCCTGTGGTAACACAACAGCCACTCTGAAATTGAATGATGGAAATAGCACACTGATTGGTTTCACGTTTGCAGTT aaaaatacaagtgCAAGTGTACAAAAATTTTATCTGAGGGAGGTGAATGTTACTCTGCTCAACCGTCTGAATGGTTCTG TCATTTCAAGTGCAGATAACAACAACTTAAGCAAGTGGGATGCTTTCCTTGGTAGCTCTTACATGTGCCAAAAAGAGCAAACCCTTCAGATTAATGAAAATGTTCAAGTCCATACTTTTAATCTACGAATTCAGCCATTCCTTGTGGAGGCAAATAAGTTTGCTACAG ctgaagaaTGCATTGCTGATTCTGACCTGAACTTTCTTATTCCCATCGCAGTGGGCGTGGCGCTTGGATTCCTTATCATTCTTGTCTTTATATCTTACATcattggaagaagaaaaagtcgTACTGGCTATCAGTCTGTATAA
- the LAMP2 gene encoding lysosome-associated membrane glycoprotein 2 isoform X2: protein MRILRKVPFTLEQRQGPPQTRPRARASRRYPVPAEATAAHPQSGGRCRCRCCRCRWTGTGTGPERSRPDPPARGGARRAARPRSTESSGGAERRLAARGRPRPAPHMTASEVFVAPARPGRSPCPGVPAAGSSGSSPAAMGPRRSAASSSCGRLLLPLLLLGVSGFFQSYAVEVDIKDASNATCLYADWMMRFLITYESNNGDYKTTTLNLSSSVTHNGSVCGNDTQAALVAVQFGEGHSWSINITKKNETYQGDFITLTYNTNDTAVFPDAKRKGPVTVLMKDPAHPVQLNTVFVCHNSFAIEAENTTQIFWNVTVQAFVQNGTVSKKETRCPADKPTSAPTVPPTIANVTTAPTTASSPAPTAAPQPVENPDTGNYSLKSGNKTCFLATVGLQLNVSQEKPLLININPKTTVADGACGNTTATLKLNDGNSTLIGFTFAVKNTSASVQKFYLREVNVTLLNRLNGSVISSADNNNLSKWDAFLGSSYMCQKEQTLQINENVQVHTFNLRIQPFLVEANKFATAQECSLDDDSILIPIVVGAALAVLIAIIVVAYIIGRRKSYAGYQTL from the exons ATGCGCATCCTTCGTAAGGTACCCTTCACACTGGAGCAGCGCCAGGGCCCACCGCAAACACGGCCGAGGGCCAGAGCAAGCCGCCGCtaccctgtccctgcagaggccACCGCGGCGCACCCCCAGTCCGGTGGCCGCTGCCGGTGCCGCTGCTGTCGCTGTCGCTGGACGGGCACGGGGACAGGACCGGAGCGGAGCAGACCAGACCCGCCCGCCCGAGGCGGCGCGCGACGAGCGGCCCGTCCGCGATCCACGGAATCGAGCGGCGGCGCCGAGCGGCGATTGGCGGCGCgcgggcggccccgccccgcccctcaCATGACCGCTAGCGAGGTTTTTGTCGCGCCCGCTCGCCCGGGCCGCTCGCCGTGCCCCGGTGTCCCCGCCgccggcagcagcggcagcagcccCGCCGCCATGGGcccgcgccgctccgccgcctcctcctcctgcgGCCGCCTCctcctgccgctgctgctgctcggcGTCTCTG GTTTTTTCCAGTCCTATGCAGTTGAAGTAGATATAAAGGATGCTTCTAATGCTACATGCCTGTATGCAGATTGGATGATGAGGTTTTTGATAACATATGAATCAAACAATGGTGATTAT AAAACCACAACCCTGAATTTGTCATCGAGTGTGACACACAATGGAAGCGTCTGTGGCAATGACACACAGGCTGCCCTTGTGGCAGTGCAGTTTGGAGAAGGTCATTCTTGGAGCATtaacatcacaaaaaaaaatgaaacttacCAGGGAGACTTCATCACGCTGACCTACAACACCAACGACACAGCTGTATTTCCTGATGCTAAAAGAAAAG GACCAGTTACTGTTCTCATGAAGGATCCTGCACATCCAGTTCAGCTGAATACTGTCTTCGTGTGTCATAATTCCTTTGCTAttgaagcagaaaatacaaCACAGATTTTCTGGAATGTTACTGTGCAGGCTTTTGTTCAGAATGGCACAGTCAGTAAAAAAG aGACTAGATGTCCAGCTGATAAACCTACTTCTGCACCTACTGTTCCACCTACTATTGCCAACGTAACTACTGCACCTACCACTGCTTCGTCTCCTGCTCCAACAGCTGCTCCCCAACCTGTGGAGAATCCAGACACAGGAAACTATTCTCttaaaagtggaaataaaacatgtttCCTGGCAACTGTGGGGCTGCAACTGAATGTTTCCCAAGAAAAG CCTCTTCTGATCAACATCAATCCAAAGACAACTGTCGCAGATGGTGCCTGTGGTAACACAACAGCCACTCTGAAATTGAATGATGGAAATAGCACACTGATTGGTTTCACGTTTGCAGTT aaaaatacaagtgCAAGTGTACAAAAATTTTATCTGAGGGAGGTGAATGTTACTCTGCTCAACCGTCTGAATGGTTCTG TCATTTCAAGTGCAGATAACAACAACTTAAGCAAGTGGGATGCTTTCCTTGGTAGCTCTTACATGTGCCAAAAAGAGCAAACCCTTCAGATTAATGAAAATGTTCAAGTCCATACTTTTAATCTACGAATTCAGCCATTCCTTGTGGAGGCAAATAAGTTTGCTACAG CCCAGGAGTGTTCGCTGGATGATGACAGCATTCTAATCCCAATTGTAGTTGGTGCTGCACTTGCTGTCTTGATTGCCATTATAGTGGTTGCTTACATAAttggcagaagaaaaagctaTGCTGGATATCAAACTTTGTGA